A section of the Phycisphaeraceae bacterium genome encodes:
- a CDS encoding aspartate 1-decarboxylase, translated as MLRQLLRGKIHRATITQCDPDYVGSITIDAELLRATDIRPNEAVHVLDIDNGMRFETYVIRGEAGSGIIGINGAAARLVAPGHKVIIVCYGLLNEREIDEHEARVVLVGEGNRITQQLRYSSLIDELEPTT; from the coding sequence ATGCTCCGTCAGTTATTGCGCGGCAAAATCCATCGAGCCACGATCACGCAGTGTGATCCCGACTACGTCGGATCCATCACGATCGATGCTGAATTGCTGCGCGCTACGGACATCCGCCCCAACGAAGCGGTCCACGTCCTCGACATCGACAACGGCATGAGATTCGAGACCTATGTCATCCGGGGCGAGGCTGGCTCCGGGATCATCGGCATCAACGGAGCAGCGGCGAGACTGGTCGCACCCGGCCACAAGGTCATCATCGTCTGTTACGGCCTGCTCAACGAACGCGAGATCGACGAGCACGAGGCTCGTGTCGTCCTCGTTGGCGAAGGCAACCGCATCACGCAGCAACTGCGCTACTCAAGCCTGATCGACGAACTGGAACCGACGACCTGA
- a CDS encoding diacylglycerol kinase family lipid kinase, with the protein MAKTCIIMNPVAARGRGGTLSGELLDAAADGVLIPTEYPGHAQEIAQRAAQEGCDTLVAVGGDGTVHQVVNGLMSVPSSQRPALGIIPLGAGNDFAFACGIRGDTVEARRRAIRGTTKPIDAVRITDDRGRERWFVNSAGLFFDASVNRRSHRLRSFPGVTRYFVALVQSFFFDFQSPKVAMTIDGRVREEQVLLLTLANGPREGGAFYCTPAAKVDDGQLDYLLVRKTGRLSALRLLPRVMRAGPTQDDRVSIGQFLRMELKCDGSIPIHLDGEVWVRAEDEVKSVSVQIEPGALRVRS; encoded by the coding sequence GTGGCGAAGACCTGCATCATTATGAATCCGGTCGCAGCAAGAGGGCGGGGCGGCACGCTTTCAGGCGAATTGCTCGATGCCGCTGCCGATGGAGTGCTCATTCCGACTGAGTATCCGGGACATGCTCAGGAGATCGCCCAGCGAGCAGCGCAGGAAGGATGCGACACTCTGGTAGCCGTCGGCGGCGACGGTACGGTGCATCAGGTGGTCAACGGCCTGATGTCTGTCCCTTCGTCGCAGCGTCCGGCTTTGGGGATCATCCCGCTGGGCGCAGGAAACGATTTCGCTTTCGCGTGCGGCATCCGGGGTGATACCGTCGAAGCACGCCGACGCGCCATCCGTGGTACGACCAAACCGATCGATGCTGTACGCATCACCGATGATCGAGGCCGTGAGCGTTGGTTTGTTAATTCCGCCGGTCTTTTTTTTGACGCCTCCGTCAACCGTCGCAGCCATCGCCTTCGCAGCTTTCCCGGAGTCACACGATATTTCGTTGCGCTGGTTCAGTCGTTCTTTTTCGACTTCCAAAGCCCGAAAGTAGCCATGACCATCGATGGCCGTGTACGCGAAGAACAGGTACTGCTCCTGACGCTTGCCAACGGCCCCCGTGAGGGCGGCGCGTTTTACTGCACGCCTGCGGCGAAAGTCGATGATGGGCAGCTCGACTATTTGCTGGTGAGAAAAACCGGCCGGCTGTCTGCGCTCCGACTGCTCCCCCGTGTAATGCGTGCGGGGCCCACCCAGGACGACCGTGTGAGCATCGGACAGTTTTTGCGCATGGAACTAAAGTGTGACGGGTCGATTCCCATTCATCTCGATGGAGAGGTTTGGGTACGCGCCGAGGATGAGGTCAAATCGGTAAGTGTGCAGATCGAGCCGGGGGCGCTGCGCGTGCGCTCATGA